In one Hippocampus zosterae strain Florida chromosome 10, ASM2543408v3, whole genome shotgun sequence genomic region, the following are encoded:
- the dhrs12la gene encoding DHRS-12_like_SDR_c-like domain-containing protein, whose product MSLYRNLAWFLKGMTEFTRNAFLSASKHFVEKDLEVSLAGRSFVITGANSGIGKATAMAIARRGGTIHMVCRNKDKAEEARAELFKETGNKEIYVHILDLSETKKVWEFAEAFKRKYKALNVLINNAGSIMSQREVNAEGLEKGFATNVLGVYILTKSLIPLLEKSADPRVITVSSGGMLVQKLRIGNLQSERGRYDGTMVYAQHKRQQVVMTEQLAKIHPSIHFSVMHPGWVNTPAVANAMPDFHRSMKDSLRTPEQGADTVVWLAVSEAAAAKPSGRFYQDRRMVGTHLPLAWTHSSPLEEQKLISALDDLAKMFQPH is encoded by the exons ATGTCTCTGTACCGCAACTTGGCCTGGTTCCTCAAGGGGATGACAGAGTTCACCAG GAATGCCTTCTTGTCTGCTTCTAAGCACTTTGTGGAGAAGGACCTGGAGGTGTCTTTGGCAGGACGCTCCTTCGTGATCACTGGAGCCAACAGTGGCATCGGGAAAGCCACAGCAATGGCTATTGCCAGGAGAG GTGGAACCATCCACATGGTGTGCAGGAACAAGGACAAGGCTGAGGAGGCGAGGGCTGAACTTTTCAAGGAGACAGGAAATAAA GAGATCTATGTGCACATTCTGGATTTATCCGAGACCAAGAAGGTCTGGGAGTTTGCCGAGGCCTTCAAGAGAAAGTACAAGGCTCTAAATGTTCTG ATTAATAACGCAGGCTCCATCATGAGTCAGCGGGAGGTGAACGCGGAAGGTCTCGAGAAGGGCTTTGCCACCAATGTCCTCG GCGTTTACATTCTCACCAAGAGTCTTATTCCCTTGCTGGAGAAGAGTGCGGATCCCAGAGTG ATCACTGTTTCATCAGGTGGGATGTTGGTGCAGAAGCTCAGGATAGGGAACCTGCAGTCCGAGAGAGGGCGCTACGATGGCACCATGGTCTATGCCCAACACAAG AGGCAGCAGGTGGTAATGACGGAGCAGCTTGCCAAGATCCACCCTAGCATCCACTTTTCTGTCATGCATCCCGGCTGGGTGAACACTCCTG CGGTGGCAAACGCTATGCCTGATTTCCATCGCTCTATGAAGGACAGCCTGCGGACCCCAGAGCAGGGCGCGGACACTGTGGTGTGGCTGGCTGTGTCTGAGGCTGCCGCTGCCAAACCCAGTGGACGCTTCTATCAGG ACCGTAGGATGGTGGGCACCCACCTGCCACTGGCTTGGACCCACAGTTCTCCCCTGGAGGAGCAGAAACTCATATCCGCACTGGATGACTTGGCCAAGATGTTCCAACCACATTAA
- the ap1s3a gene encoding AP-1 complex subunit sigma-3a isoform X1, whose translation MIRFLLLFSKQGKLRLQKWFMPLTDREKRKVIRDMMMIVLARPSRSCNFLQWRDLKIVYKRYASLYFCTGLEGQDNELLSLEVLHRYVELLDKYFGNVCELDIIFNFEKAYFILDEFLMEGEVLETSKAAVGVSLQEADALQETMEEYMNKPSY comes from the exons ATG ATtcgcttcttgttgctgttcaGCAAGCAGGGAAAGCTACGTCTGCAAAAGTGGTTCATGCCATTAACAGATCGGGAGAAGAGGAAGGTGATCCGGGACATGATGATGATTGTTTTGGCCCGTCCGTCGCGCTCGTGCAACTTCCTGCAATGGAGAGACCTCAAGATTGTGTATAAGAG GTACGCTAGCCTATATTTCTGTACTGGACTGGAAGGGCAAGATAATGAGCTTCTGAGCCTCGAGGTACTGCACAGATATGTCGAACTGCTGGATAAATACTTTGGCAAC GTGTGTGAGCTGGACATTATTTTCAACTTTGAAAAGGCGTATTTCATCTTGGATGAATTCTTAATGGAGGGAGAAGTGCTCGAAACCTCCAAAGCGGCCGTGGGTGTTTCTCTACAGGAGGCTGATGCACTTCAAGAG ACAATGGAGGAATATATGAACAAACCTTCTTATTAA
- the ap1s3a gene encoding AP-1 complex subunit sigma-3a isoform X2 yields the protein MIRFLLLFSKQGKLRLQKWFMPLTDREKRKVIRDMMMIVLARPSRSCNFLQWRDLKIVYASLYFCTGLEGQDNELLSLEVLHRYVELLDKYFGNVCELDIIFNFEKAYFILDEFLMEGEVLETSKAAVGVSLQEADALQETMEEYMNKPSY from the exons ATG ATtcgcttcttgttgctgttcaGCAAGCAGGGAAAGCTACGTCTGCAAAAGTGGTTCATGCCATTAACAGATCGGGAGAAGAGGAAGGTGATCCGGGACATGATGATGATTGTTTTGGCCCGTCCGTCGCGCTCGTGCAACTTCCTGCAATGGAGAGACCTCAAGATTGT GTACGCTAGCCTATATTTCTGTACTGGACTGGAAGGGCAAGATAATGAGCTTCTGAGCCTCGAGGTACTGCACAGATATGTCGAACTGCTGGATAAATACTTTGGCAAC GTGTGTGAGCTGGACATTATTTTCAACTTTGAAAAGGCGTATTTCATCTTGGATGAATTCTTAATGGAGGGAGAAGTGCTCGAAACCTCCAAAGCGGCCGTGGGTGTTTCTCTACAGGAGGCTGATGCACTTCAAGAG ACAATGGAGGAATATATGAACAAACCTTCTTATTAA